A genomic region of Homo sapiens chromosome 4, GRCh38.p14 Primary Assembly contains the following coding sequences:
- the ZNF718 gene encoding zinc finger protein 718 isoform b (isoform b is encoded by transcript variant 3): MLENYRNLVSLGVSISNPDLVTSLEQRKEPYNLKIHETAARPPAVCSHFTQNLWTVQGIEDSFHKLIPKGHEKRGHENLRKTCKSINECKVQKGGYNRINQCLLTTQKKTIQSNICVKVFHKFSNSNKDKIRYTGDKTFKCKECGKSFHVLSRLTQHKRIHTGENPYTCEECGKAFNWSSILTKHKRIHAREKFYKCEECGKGFTRSSHLTKHKRIHTGEKPYICEKCGKAFNQSSTLNLHKRIHSAQKYYKCEECGKAFKWSSSLNEHKRIHAGEKPFSCEECGNVFTTSSDFAKHKRIHTGEKPYKCEECGKSFNRSTTLTTHKRIHTGEKPYTCEECGKAFNWSSTLNVHKRIHSGKNPYKCEDCGKAFKVFANLHNHKKIHTGEKPYICKQCGKAFKQSSHLNKHKKIHTVDKPYKCKECGKAFKQYSNLPQHKRTHTGGKF, translated from the coding sequence ctgtGTGTTCTCATTTCACCCAAAACCTTTGGACAGTGCAGGGCATAGAAGATTCATTCCACAAACTTATACCAAAAGGACATGAGAAACGTGGACATGAGAATTTAAGAAAAACTTGTAAAAGTATAAATGAGTGTAAGGTGCAGAAAGGTGGTTATAATAGAATTAACCAATGCTTATTAACTacccagaaaaaaacaattcaatCTAATATATGTGTCAAagtttttcataaattttcaaattcaaacaAAGATAAGATAAGATATACTGGAGATAAAACctttaaatgtaaagaatgtggcaaatcaTTTCACGTGCTCTCACGCCTAACTCAACAcaaaagaattcatactggagagaacccctacacatgtgaagaatgtggcaaagcctttaattgGTCCTCAATTcttactaaacataagagaattcatgcCAGAGAGAAATTCTACAAGTGTGAAGAATGTGGTAAAGGCTTTACTCGGTCCTCAcaccttactaaacataagagaattcatactggagagaaaccctacataTGTGAAAAATGTGGTAAAGCTTTTAACCAATCCTCAACCCTTAATTTACATAAGAGAATTCATTCTGCACAAAAAtactacaaatgtgaagaatgtggtaaagccttTAAGTGGTCCTCATCCCTTAAtgaacataagagaattcatgcTGGAGAGAAACCCTTCTCATGCGAAGAATGTGGCAATGTCTTTACCACATCCTCAGACTTTGctaaacataagagaattcatacaggagagaaaccctacaaatgtgaagaatgtggaaaATCCTTTAATAGGTCCACAACTCTTACGACACATAAGAGAatccatactggagagaaaccctacacatgtgaagaatgtggaaaagcctttaaTTGGTCCTCAACCCTTAATGTACACAAGAGAATTCACTCTGGAAAAAatccctacaaatgtgaagattgtggcaaagcctttaaagTGTTTGCAAACCTGCATaatcataagaaaattcatactggagagaaaccctacataTGTAAacaatgtggcaaagcctttaaacAGTCCTCACACTtgaataaacataagaaaattcacaCTGTAGataaaccctacaaatgtaaagaatgcgGGAAAGCTTTTAAGCAGTACTCCAACCTTCCTCAACATAAGAGAACTCATACTGgaggaaaattttag